From the Halobacterium zhouii genome, the window CTGTTCGACTCGGAGTACCTCCGCGAGGTGTACGCGCGCGCCGACCCGGACTACTCCGGGCGGGTCACCGTGCCGGTGCTCTACGACACCGAGGCGGACACCATCGTGAACAACGAGAGCGAGGAGATCATACGGATGCTCGACGGCGCGTTCGAGGAGTTCGCGACGCGTGACGTCGACCTCTACCCCGAGGGCTACGAGGACGAGGTCGACCGCCTCGCCGAGGAGATCTACACGCCCATCAACAACGGCGTCTACCGCGCCGGGTTCGCGGACACCCAGGACGCCTACGAGGACGCCGTCGCGGACCTCTTCGACGCGCTCGACCACTACGACGACGTGCTCGCGGACCAGCGCTACCTCGCCGGGGACGCACTCACGCTCGCGGACGTCGCGATGTTCACCACGCTCTACCGCTTCGACGAAGTGTACCACACGCACTTCAAGTGCAACCGCCGCGAGATCACTGACTACGACAACCTCTGGCCGTACCTCCGGGAACTCTGCCAGCTCCCCCACGTCGCCGAAACCTGCCACATGGACCACGTAAAGAACCACTACTACCGCAGCCACGCCCAACTGAATCCGAAGCGCATCGTCCCGGTCGGCCCGGACCCGGACTTCTACGCGCCCCACGGTCGCGAGGACCTGCCGGGCGGGCCGCCCGCGTCGCTCCAGCAGTGAGCGACTGAACACCCCAGGGTGACGATTTAGTCGCTTGGCGTCGAACGTCGAGTATGGCTCTCTCCCGCGAGGACGCGCCCGGTCTGCTCGTCGCCATCGTCGCCTGCAACGTCGTCGGTGCGGCGCCCGCGTTCGTCACTGCGACCGGGTCGGACTCGTGGTACCGGTCTCTCGCCGACCCGGCGCTCGCACCACCGAACTGGGTGTTCGCGCCCGTGTGGACGACGCTGTTCGTGCTCATGGGTGTCGCCGCATACATCGTCTACCAGGGCGGCGTCGGCCGGGAGCGAACGACGGCGCTGGCGCTGTTCGTCGTCCAGTTCGCGTTCAACGTGGCGTGGACGCTGGTGTTCTTCGGGAGCGAGAGCATCGCCGGCGGACTCGCCGTCATCGCCGTCCTCTGGATACTCATCGCCGCCAGACTCGTGGCGTTCTGGCGCGTCCGCCGGACTGCTGGCCTCCTGCTCGTTCCGTACCTCGCGTGGGTGAGCTTCGCGACGTACCTGAATTACGCGTTTTGGGCGCTGAACTAGGCGTTCTCGACGGTGTCGTCGTCGAACCCGCCGGGATTGTCGACGCCGTCCTCGCCGCCGCGCTGTTCGGCGTCGATGCCGACCTCCCCCTCCGCCCACTCGTTGATCTTCGTCTC encodes:
- a CDS encoding TspO/MBR family protein, translating into MALSREDAPGLLVAIVACNVVGAAPAFVTATGSDSWYRSLADPALAPPNWVFAPVWTTLFVLMGVAAYIVYQGGVGRERTTALALFVVQFAFNVAWTLVFFGSESIAGGLAVIAVLWILIAARLVAFWRVRRTAGLLLVPYLAWVSFATYLNYAFWALN
- a CDS encoding glutathione S-transferase family protein, translated to MGRMVDGDWHTDEEMVEHGENGEFERETTTFREWVGEDYPAESGRYHLYVSYACPWAHRTLLVRALKGLEDAVSVSVVDPVRYDQGWEFDADVPGSTPDHLFDSEYLREVYARADPDYSGRVTVPVLYDTEADTIVNNESEEIIRMLDGAFEEFATRDVDLYPEGYEDEVDRLAEEIYTPINNGVYRAGFADTQDAYEDAVADLFDALDHYDDVLADQRYLAGDALTLADVAMFTTLYRFDEVYHTHFKCNRREITDYDNLWPYLRELCQLPHVAETCHMDHVKNHYYRSHAQLNPKRIVPVGPDPDFYAPHGREDLPGGPPASLQQ